From a single Marinobacter sp. THAF197a genomic region:
- a CDS encoding helix-turn-helix domain-containing protein, with the protein MDNSRSNLLYLWPRRTLFVGRLRHPIEFSQAAASLVIGVEGPVQLVLPGSNVVWHEHSLLLAPGQSARIDPQGQLVAACYLDALGQDFRLLSHSMARHQDGVYAGFHGEHSLQRWLKALYNVPVQAEEAFDALESGINPAAQPYPETDPRVARVVERIQSEIGRNVSVEELANSVNLSVSRLVELFRAQVGVPVRRYRQWHRLFVTFTGVERGASLTDAAIAAGFADSAHFSHTFRMTLGMTPSDIVTMLSGSIFVGHGAPVGGLAGHNAGAGLPTPTCQTGH; encoded by the coding sequence ATGGATAATTCACGTTCCAACCTGTTGTATCTCTGGCCCCGGCGCACCCTGTTTGTCGGGCGCTTGCGGCATCCGATTGAGTTCAGCCAAGCGGCCGCTTCGCTGGTCATCGGAGTCGAAGGGCCCGTGCAACTGGTGTTGCCGGGATCAAACGTTGTCTGGCATGAGCATTCGCTGCTGTTGGCGCCGGGCCAAAGCGCCAGGATTGATCCCCAGGGCCAGCTGGTCGCGGCCTGTTACCTGGATGCCCTGGGGCAGGATTTCCGTCTGTTGTCTCACAGCATGGCCAGGCATCAGGACGGGGTGTACGCCGGCTTTCATGGTGAGCACTCACTTCAACGTTGGCTCAAAGCGCTCTACAACGTTCCCGTGCAGGCGGAGGAAGCCTTCGATGCACTGGAATCGGGGATCAACCCGGCGGCCCAGCCCTATCCTGAAACCGACCCGCGGGTGGCGCGGGTGGTGGAACGGATTCAGTCGGAGATCGGCAGAAATGTCTCGGTGGAGGAACTGGCGAACTCGGTCAACCTCTCGGTTTCCCGTCTGGTAGAGCTATTTCGTGCCCAGGTAGGGGTGCCTGTGCGTCGCTATCGGCAGTGGCACCGGTTATTTGTGACCTTTACCGGCGTAGAGCGTGGCGCATCACTCACTGACGCCGCGATCGCAGCGGGCTTTGCGGATTCCGCTCACTTCTCCCATACCTTCCGGATGACCCTGGGTATGACACCGTCAGACATCGTCACGATGCTTTCTGGCAGTATCTTTGTGGGTCATGGTGCGCCTGTCGGTGGCCTGGCTGGCCATAACGCCGGAGCAGGATTACCCACTCCGACGTGTCAGACGGGACACTAG
- a CDS encoding esterase/lipase family protein, translated as MNSWIKSAVAALILSLSLPAQAGLFDWLWGSNKQGATKHPIVLVPGIFAFDTIAGVDYWYRIPNALENEGATVFVPKINAFDSSAMRGERLIQQLDAIRAASNGAITRFNLIGHSQGGVTSRYVMNVRPDLVASVTTLHSPHKGSPLADVVTGVAPEGSLTGVGFEALANTVGNLVNLLSANKADRSDIYAMLAEFNKPGAAAFNNLFPAGLPASECGQGPSSVNLGGHAIRLYSWSGTAQFTTGLDPSDALFGITSLAIPGPDDGVTGRCSSHFGQVIRDDYFMNHLDVTNQVLGMVSLFETSPLTLMRNHARRLANAGL; from the coding sequence ATGAACTCGTGGATAAAAAGCGCGGTCGCAGCGCTGATATTGAGTCTATCCCTGCCTGCACAGGCCGGTCTTTTCGACTGGTTATGGGGATCAAATAAACAGGGCGCAACGAAGCACCCGATCGTCCTGGTACCCGGCATTTTCGCCTTCGATACCATTGCCGGCGTTGATTACTGGTACCGCATTCCCAACGCCCTCGAGAACGAGGGAGCCACGGTATTCGTGCCCAAGATCAACGCCTTCGACAGCTCAGCCATGCGCGGTGAGCGACTGATCCAGCAACTGGACGCCATCCGGGCCGCCTCCAATGGTGCAATCACCCGTTTCAACCTGATTGGCCATAGCCAGGGCGGGGTGACCTCCCGCTATGTCATGAACGTTCGGCCCGACCTGGTGGCCTCGGTAACTACCCTGCACTCTCCTCACAAGGGCTCGCCCCTGGCAGACGTAGTGACCGGCGTCGCTCCAGAAGGGTCACTGACCGGCGTCGGTTTTGAAGCTCTGGCAAATACCGTGGGCAATCTCGTTAATCTTCTGTCTGCCAACAAGGCGGACCGCTCCGACATCTACGCCATGCTCGCCGAATTCAACAAGCCCGGCGCCGCCGCCTTTAACAACCTGTTCCCAGCCGGCTTGCCAGCGTCTGAGTGCGGCCAGGGGCCATCAAGCGTCAACCTTGGAGGCCACGCCATCCGCCTGTATTCCTGGAGCGGGACCGCCCAGTTCACCACCGGCCTTGATCCCTCAGATGCCCTGTTCGGCATCACCAGCCTGGCCATTCCAGGGCCCGACGACGGGGTCACCGGCCGGTGCTCCAGCCACTTTGGCCAGGTGATTCGCGACGACTACTTCATGAACCACCTCGATGTGACCAACCAGGTTCTGGGTATGGTGTCGCTGTTTGAAACCTCGCCGCTGACCCTGATGCGTAACCACGCCAGGCGCCTCGCTAACGCCGGGCTGTAA
- a CDS encoding lipase secretion chaperone, protein MNHRSRFLLVAGIITIAGTLTLTQRGTTEGPDTAIQAPKISTDQAGTPGLPAHNLSQKNVPELPPELFGLEPKGALSADANHHLVPDENLRNLFDFHLANLDREPMDLVLNRIRATLANRLGEPARSQALALLNDYVNYRLALTRIDQNLPPGFDHDGFDLNALTLRQKALQAARAEHFTPQTHAAFFGEDEQLDNYTLERLAIERDEVLTEQQKAQQLAQLEHALPESIQRTRTRATINSNLFEKTEAMRSNGATDADIFQLRAQNLGETAAANLAELDLQQQAWQSRLDHYRQEKARITNASLSPEDQRNAVSELQQRLFEGPERLRVRALDAEARRYPIANHPE, encoded by the coding sequence ATGAACCACCGCAGCCGTTTCCTCCTGGTGGCCGGCATTATCACCATAGCCGGCACCCTGACTCTGACCCAACGGGGAACCACCGAGGGTCCAGACACCGCTATTCAGGCACCGAAAATCTCCACCGACCAGGCCGGTACCCCCGGACTACCTGCGCACAACCTCAGCCAGAAAAACGTCCCGGAGCTGCCTCCTGAACTCTTTGGCCTGGAACCGAAGGGTGCGCTTTCAGCCGATGCCAACCACCACCTGGTCCCGGATGAAAACCTGCGCAACCTGTTTGATTTTCACCTGGCCAACCTGGATCGTGAACCCATGGACCTGGTTCTCAACCGTATCAGAGCAACGCTGGCGAACCGGCTAGGCGAGCCGGCTCGAAGCCAGGCCCTGGCATTGCTCAACGATTACGTTAACTACCGGCTGGCACTTACCCGCATTGACCAGAACCTGCCACCGGGTTTCGACCACGATGGCTTCGATCTCAACGCTTTGACCCTGCGCCAGAAAGCATTGCAGGCGGCCCGCGCCGAGCATTTCACACCGCAAACCCACGCAGCCTTTTTCGGCGAAGACGAGCAACTCGACAACTACACTCTCGAGAGACTGGCGATTGAACGCGACGAAGTGCTCACCGAACAACAAAAAGCCCAACAGCTGGCACAACTGGAACACGCTCTGCCGGAAAGCATTCAGCGAACCCGAACCCGGGCCACCATCAACAGCAACCTGTTCGAAAAGACCGAAGCCATGAGAAGCAACGGCGCCACAGACGCCGACATTTTCCAGCTAAGGGCACAAAACCTGGGCGAAACCGCCGCAGCCAACCTGGCGGAACTCGATTTACAGCAACAGGCATGGCAAAGCCGGCTTGACCATTACCGGCAAGAGAAAGCCCGGATCACCAATGCCAGCCTCAGCCCTGAAGACCAGCGAAACGCAGTCAGCGAGTTACAACAGCGTCTCTTTGAGGGACCTGAGCGACTGAGAGTCAGAGCTCTGGATGCCGAAGCCCGGCGCTACCCGATCGCAAACCACCCCGAATAG
- a CDS encoding LysR family transcriptional regulator, with protein MRLPPLKALPVFEAAARLNSFSAAAEELSITQSAVSHQIKQLETYLGERLFWRSGRKVTLTDEGRQYLDAIGSALLQIERASEQLLGHEESRLRLSVFSSFAVRWLAPRLPDLQRLHPQIDLALEMSSENPVLSDRVADCFITIHRDSRAYSYDLLYEERLFPVCSQDYWQRIRRELGRDAEPERRDEQPIAPAEMARFPLLSTHSIYDRQGGDWEAWYQEAGMKLPASSRLLHSSHMLLSLEAARFHQGIALTNDYMLSTRKDSADFVRLPAHSVVTGDKFYFAWKTSRRRERGIQTLRRWLVDEAIRGGLRSGSAGLRHPEL; from the coding sequence ATGAGACTCCCGCCCCTCAAAGCCCTCCCTGTATTCGAAGCCGCTGCCCGGCTTAACAGCTTTTCGGCGGCTGCCGAGGAACTGTCGATCACCCAGAGTGCGGTCAGTCACCAGATCAAACAGCTGGAGACCTACCTGGGCGAGCGGTTGTTCTGGCGTTCCGGACGGAAGGTGACGCTGACGGATGAGGGGCGGCAGTATCTGGATGCGATTGGTTCGGCACTGTTGCAGATCGAGCGGGCCAGTGAGCAACTGTTGGGGCATGAGGAGTCGCGGTTGCGGTTGTCGGTGTTCAGTTCGTTTGCGGTGCGCTGGCTGGCGCCGAGGTTGCCGGATTTGCAGCGTTTGCATCCGCAGATTGATCTGGCTTTGGAGATGAGCAGTGAGAATCCGGTGTTGTCGGATAGGGTGGCGGATTGTTTTATTACGATTCACCGGGATTCGCGGGCCTACAGTTACGATCTGCTGTATGAGGAGCGGTTGTTCCCGGTGTGCAGTCAGGATTATTGGCAGCGTATACGGCGGGAGTTAGGGCGGGATGCGGAGCCAGAGCGGCGGGATGAGCAGCCGATAGCGCCGGCAGAGATGGCCCGGTTTCCGTTGCTGTCGACTCACAGTATCTATGACAGGCAGGGCGGCGACTGGGAGGCCTGGTATCAGGAGGCCGGTATGAAGCTGCCTGCGTCCAGTCGGCTGCTGCATTCCAGCCATATGCTGTTGTCGCTGGAGGCGGCGCGCTTTCATCAGGGCATTGCGTTGACCAATGACTACATGCTCAGTACCCGCAAGGATTCGGCGGATTTTGTTCGGTTGCCCGCCCATTCGGTGGTGACGGGTGACAAGTTCTACTTTGCCTGGAAGACCAGCCGCCGGCGGGAGCGTGGGATTCAGACGCTGCGCCGCTGGCTGGTGGATGAGGCTATTCGGGGTGGTTTGCGATCGGGTAGCGCCGGGCTTCGGCATCCAGAGCTCTGA
- a CDS encoding DMT family transporter produces the protein MSGKTVNSAMLLLVIGNAMAIISDVFIKLMEPGAPIFQFAFLRCIITLLLLLPLAGQLNRKHLFTGLKVHAARAHIHLIGLLCMVIALANLPLATANAVFYAAPILVMVLAALIFQEKLSTMSVIAVFSGFSGIVVILRPVEFNWAAIAALAAALTLAINAVMVRKLPKEQTTVHKLLLNYLLIIPAAGALALWEGAAWDSSILISAGGSAVFILGYNITVLLAYKQVDANQVTSAEYTGLIWAVLIGWIGFNEMPDLWFAVGSAMIVVPLILVGLRSRDRSHRVLQAYPTTG, from the coding sequence ATGTCCGGAAAAACCGTCAACAGCGCTATGCTATTGCTGGTGATAGGCAACGCCATGGCCATCATCTCGGATGTCTTCATCAAACTGATGGAACCCGGTGCCCCCATATTCCAGTTTGCCTTCCTGCGATGCATCATTACCCTGCTACTGCTTCTGCCGCTGGCAGGCCAGCTCAACCGCAAACACCTGTTTACCGGACTTAAAGTGCACGCCGCTCGCGCCCACATCCACCTTATTGGCCTGCTGTGCATGGTTATTGCGCTGGCGAACCTGCCACTGGCGACCGCCAACGCCGTGTTCTACGCTGCGCCAATACTCGTCATGGTCCTCGCCGCGCTCATCTTTCAGGAAAAGCTGTCAACAATGAGCGTAATCGCTGTGTTCAGTGGGTTTAGCGGGATTGTGGTGATACTTCGGCCGGTAGAGTTCAACTGGGCCGCTATCGCAGCTCTGGCAGCTGCCCTTACCTTGGCAATCAACGCCGTCATGGTACGCAAGCTGCCCAAAGAGCAGACCACGGTGCATAAATTGCTGCTGAACTACTTGCTCATCATCCCCGCCGCCGGTGCCCTGGCACTTTGGGAAGGCGCCGCCTGGGACAGCAGCATACTGATCAGCGCTGGAGGTTCAGCCGTGTTCATACTGGGCTACAACATCACCGTATTGCTAGCCTACAAACAGGTGGATGCCAACCAGGTCACCAGCGCTGAATATACCGGCCTGATCTGGGCCGTATTGATTGGCTGGATAGGTTTCAACGAGATGCCCGACCTCTGGTTTGCGGTGGGCAGTGCCATGATCGTAGTGCCGCTAATACTGGTAGGGCTGCGCTCGCGTGATCGGAGTCACCGGGTGCTTCAGGCCTACCCAACCACAGGTTGA
- a CDS encoding EAL domain-containing protein yields MAQPSCDGHSDQSFTRGLPNDQESGAIAKAIIQMGHSLGLDVLAEGIETKEQENHLRILGCDAGQGYLYAKPLSVKRCEEYLQVTDWV; encoded by the coding sequence ATCGCCCAGCCCAGCTGTGATGGCCACAGTGACCAGTCATTCACCCGGGGCTTACCTAACGACCAGGAAAGTGGAGCAATTGCCAAAGCGATTATTCAGATGGGACATAGCCTAGGACTCGATGTACTGGCCGAGGGAATTGAGACCAAAGAGCAAGAAAACCATCTCCGAATCCTTGGCTGTGATGCGGGACAAGGCTATCTATATGCTAAGCCGCTCTCAGTCAAAAGGTGCGAGGAGTACCTACAAGTTACTGACTGGGTTTAA
- a CDS encoding NAD(P)/FAD-dependent oxidoreductase: MQKIVIIGAGIASLTAAEALRQNGFDGTITILGEENTLPYQRPPLSKAYLTSDELPSPTPIRSPNFFRDNKVEFEQGGKVIALERSAKQVVIQGGRKIKYDTLILATGARPRPIDLPGESAKNVFYLRNLDHSTALRNALLAPECEKVAILGAGVIGLEVASAANLQGKQVSVFEANSRAMCRVASPLTSNFVRNRMASAGVMFYFNASVNQILTEGDRVSGIRLSDGTTKPADVVVIGIGAIPNAELAQDANLDCDGGIIVDSGMRSSDPDIFAIGDCAKAVNVSTNTPIRIETIHNAMLQAQIAAAHICGKPSPPASPPRFWSDLNGMKVQCIGIATGYDRIQRRPTESDNACEFWLFSGDRMIAAETVNLPTRQAKLSKALSG; encoded by the coding sequence ATGCAAAAAATAGTTATCATTGGCGCTGGAATAGCCAGCCTGACCGCCGCAGAGGCTCTCCGCCAGAATGGATTCGACGGAACGATTACCATTTTGGGCGAGGAAAACACGCTGCCTTACCAGCGTCCCCCGTTGTCCAAAGCCTATTTGACCTCAGATGAGTTGCCCTCGCCAACTCCGATCCGTTCTCCTAATTTCTTTCGGGACAACAAAGTTGAATTTGAACAAGGCGGTAAAGTAATAGCGCTTGAACGATCGGCAAAGCAAGTAGTGATTCAAGGCGGCAGGAAAATTAAATACGACACGCTGATTTTGGCAACAGGAGCGAGGCCACGTCCTATTGATTTACCTGGTGAGAGCGCAAAAAATGTTTTCTATCTCAGGAATCTTGACCACTCCACCGCATTACGTAATGCCCTGTTAGCCCCGGAATGCGAGAAGGTGGCCATTCTCGGCGCGGGTGTTATCGGGCTTGAAGTCGCCTCCGCTGCCAATCTACAGGGAAAACAAGTCTCTGTGTTTGAGGCCAACAGCCGAGCGATGTGTCGAGTAGCGTCACCATTAACAAGTAATTTTGTCAGAAACCGCATGGCCTCCGCCGGCGTAATGTTCTACTTCAATGCTAGCGTCAACCAGATTCTCACTGAGGGAGACCGAGTTTCCGGTATCCGTTTGTCCGACGGCACTACCAAACCCGCAGACGTCGTTGTTATCGGTATAGGAGCCATCCCCAATGCCGAACTTGCGCAAGACGCAAACCTGGATTGCGACGGTGGTATTATAGTAGACAGCGGCATGCGTAGCTCCGACCCTGACATATTTGCGATCGGAGATTGCGCTAAAGCCGTCAACGTTTCCACCAATACACCCATCCGAATAGAAACTATTCACAATGCCATGCTTCAAGCACAAATTGCGGCGGCTCATATTTGTGGTAAACCGTCTCCGCCTGCCTCTCCTCCTCGTTTTTGGTCAGATCTCAACGGCATGAAAGTCCAGTGTATTGGAATCGCCACTGGATACGACCGAATTCAGCGGCGTCCCACAGAGAGTGACAATGCCTGTGAATTCTGGCTCTTTTCCGGAGACCGGATGATCGCAGCTGAAACGGTCAATCTTCCCACCCGGCAAGCCAAGCTATCTAAAGCTCTCTCCGGGTAA
- a CDS encoding helix-turn-helix transcriptional regulator → MTRHSLEDWCRRMSERMWARQCFITQGCLDRYCLSASATPESKVVLYRAPPGYGKSVQVALAANTRELELESAVYINTRSCPDSCDVNGSLFAALVLYQLEGVESWRTIKSDIDTIEVLRNALCNAKKTIRICLDGVGEAKHTADLIEDLICETPSNVKFFIAPSRVGALPRLSMMAGVVTYGADELVFTEEEVSELSGMGGPEASNIIKATGGWPALVRLMCRTPNPNLPAATWPETRSYFRDNLLTALPNSTRTFLCNAAMLEVISAECYGYVYKTEEADREITFLNEHYALLAPTGTSADRMDMHPVLREYLRSLFNTTQRERRSYVLKRVAFWHWRRGEYLHSINAALEASDHRWARVVSDSIILDVALRQGEIEVLRTWFGKVPARTIKKIAALSIGYAWILYFSQQARQAEEILVSSLHPSSRGVGDLDEEGWRELVNAIGKATQDKLLESQVLCQKWIDAFGDRNMVGKGAALTCQAFIASSGRHFEELERLSHRAAVAIQSSNQHYAFIWLKTAEIQGELFKGDIARARSVLLQANKTAEKIQVPKTFLNKMFGTLELQILHEQNHHLVTQESAQASFDFALNYGVTDILWGCTQAYSRFLYHQGFRDRAMALLEQSRLASCERELSRLNILTKVQLAEFTLLNNEELGPPILPDECELTFLPNQNQAIQARMALVTSMYRLRLGKQFGVAEKYAKQALQSASAISDARTRIAAHYCQALAAFALGSSKSAKRMILDANLLSEHLNCHFTRLWIKEALLSLSPLAQDLFNDLPDDSEAKATKDPDVRIEDSSVPPVPGNAHSTITIKQISLLKCVSNGMTNREIAERLLVTEDTVKWHMKKIFSELKVTNRVQAVTEARLRGLL, encoded by the coding sequence ATGACCCGCCATAGCTTGGAAGACTGGTGTCGGAGGATGTCTGAAAGGATGTGGGCTCGTCAGTGTTTCATTACTCAAGGGTGTTTAGACCGCTATTGCCTGAGCGCTTCTGCTACGCCTGAATCAAAGGTAGTTCTGTATCGGGCCCCGCCAGGCTATGGAAAATCTGTACAAGTGGCCTTGGCAGCAAACACTCGCGAACTGGAACTTGAGAGCGCCGTTTATATCAATACCCGGTCGTGCCCTGACTCATGTGACGTTAATGGCAGTTTGTTTGCAGCGTTAGTTTTATATCAACTCGAAGGAGTTGAATCCTGGCGCACGATAAAAAGTGACATCGACACCATCGAAGTTCTTCGAAACGCACTGTGTAATGCAAAAAAGACGATAAGAATTTGCCTTGATGGGGTTGGCGAGGCTAAACATACCGCGGATTTGATTGAGGATTTAATCTGTGAAACACCGAGCAATGTGAAATTTTTCATTGCACCGAGTCGCGTCGGGGCGTTGCCACGTTTGTCTATGATGGCGGGTGTTGTAACGTATGGTGCTGATGAACTTGTATTTACAGAAGAGGAGGTTAGTGAATTATCGGGTATGGGTGGCCCCGAAGCCAGCAACATCATAAAAGCGACCGGTGGATGGCCAGCACTTGTCAGGCTTATGTGCCGAACCCCAAACCCAAATCTCCCCGCAGCGACTTGGCCGGAAACTCGCTCGTATTTCAGGGACAACCTCTTAACTGCGTTACCCAATAGTACGAGGACCTTTCTTTGCAATGCAGCGATGCTCGAAGTAATCAGCGCTGAATGCTATGGCTATGTCTATAAGACAGAAGAGGCCGACCGGGAAATTACGTTTCTTAACGAACATTATGCTCTTTTAGCTCCCACCGGGACTTCTGCTGATCGTATGGATATGCACCCTGTGCTGCGAGAGTATTTGCGTAGTTTATTTAACACCACCCAACGAGAACGTCGCTCGTATGTACTGAAACGGGTCGCGTTCTGGCATTGGCGTAGGGGAGAGTACCTCCATTCAATCAATGCAGCTCTGGAAGCCAGTGACCATCGATGGGCTCGCGTCGTAAGTGACAGCATTATCCTGGACGTGGCACTCAGACAGGGTGAAATCGAAGTACTTCGTACCTGGTTTGGAAAAGTACCGGCTCGTACGATAAAAAAAATCGCTGCCTTGAGCATAGGTTACGCGTGGATTTTGTATTTCAGCCAACAAGCTCGTCAAGCAGAGGAAATACTGGTTAGTTCGCTTCATCCGAGCTCCAGGGGGGTGGGCGATCTTGATGAGGAAGGATGGCGGGAATTGGTTAATGCGATAGGCAAAGCTACACAGGATAAATTACTGGAGAGTCAGGTTCTCTGTCAAAAATGGATAGACGCCTTTGGCGACCGTAACATGGTTGGCAAAGGCGCAGCACTTACTTGCCAGGCATTCATTGCCTCCAGTGGACGCCATTTTGAAGAGTTGGAGCGATTGTCCCATCGAGCGGCTGTGGCCATCCAGTCATCCAATCAACATTACGCTTTTATTTGGCTTAAAACTGCAGAAATTCAGGGTGAACTGTTCAAGGGGGACATCGCCCGAGCAAGGAGTGTGTTGCTTCAAGCGAATAAAACAGCAGAAAAGATTCAGGTGCCAAAAACTTTTTTAAATAAAATGTTTGGCACCCTTGAGTTACAAATCCTGCACGAACAGAACCATCACCTGGTTACCCAGGAATCTGCACAGGCTTCGTTCGATTTCGCTTTGAACTATGGCGTTACAGATATTCTGTGGGGGTGTACACAGGCCTACAGCCGTTTTCTGTACCACCAAGGGTTCCGAGATAGAGCCATGGCCTTGTTGGAACAATCCCGCTTAGCCTCCTGCGAGCGAGAGCTCTCTCGTCTAAATATCCTGACTAAAGTTCAGTTAGCTGAGTTTACTCTCCTGAACAACGAGGAATTGGGTCCACCTATACTCCCCGATGAATGTGAGCTGACGTTCCTGCCAAATCAAAACCAGGCCATTCAAGCACGTATGGCCCTGGTAACCTCAATGTATAGACTACGGCTTGGGAAACAGTTTGGTGTCGCCGAAAAATATGCCAAACAAGCACTACAAAGCGCCAGCGCAATTTCAGACGCTAGAACCAGGATCGCCGCCCACTATTGTCAGGCCCTGGCAGCGTTTGCCCTCGGTTCATCAAAATCGGCGAAGCGCATGATTCTTGATGCAAACCTACTTTCGGAACATTTGAACTGTCACTTCACACGGCTCTGGATCAAAGAAGCGCTACTTTCTCTTAGCCCCCTTGCTCAGGATCTTTTTAACGATCTGCCAGACGACTCTGAAGCTAAAGCTACGAAGGATCCCGATGTCAGAATAGAAGACTCCAGCGTGCCACCTGTGCCCGGCAATGCCCACTCAACCATCACGATAAAGCAGATTTCTCTGTTGAAATGCGTAAGCAACGGAATGACCAACAGAGAAATCGCTGAACGGCTTCTTGTGACGGAGGATACCGTCAAATGGCATATGAAGAAGATTTTCAGCGAACTTAAAGTAACCAACCGGGTTCAGGCAGTCACTGAAGCTCGACTGCGCGGACTTTTATAG
- a CDS encoding alkane 1-monooxygenase, giving the protein MSMSENVLTTESLQRDPDAEGYVDRKRHLWVLSVLWPATPLIGLYLVSQTGWSIWYGLVLILWYGAVPLIDAMFGEDFSNPPESAVPRLEQDRYYRVLTYLTVPIHYAALIVSAWWVSTQPMNVFEFLALALSLGIVNGLALNTGHELGHKKETFDRWMAKLVLAVVGYGHFFIEHNKGHHRDVATPMDPATSRMGESIYSFSLREIPGAFKRAWDLEEQRLSRCGKSVWSLENEVLQPMILTAVLYAGLLAFFGPLMLIFLPIQMAFGWWQLTSANYIEHYGLLREKMSDGRYERQQPHHSWNSNHIMSNLILFHLQRHSDHHAHPTRSYQSLRDFKDLPSLPSGYPGMFLAAMFPSWFRSIMDHRVLDWAKGDLDKIQIQPGKREFYERKFGGTDSESVDTAAAK; this is encoded by the coding sequence ATGTCAATGTCAGAAAATGTCTTAACAACAGAGTCTCTTCAGAGAGACCCTGATGCCGAAGGTTATGTGGACAGAAAACGCCACCTGTGGGTCCTTTCTGTGCTGTGGCCAGCGACGCCTCTTATTGGCCTTTATTTGGTATCCCAAACTGGATGGAGCATTTGGTACGGATTGGTGTTGATCCTTTGGTATGGCGCAGTTCCCTTGATTGATGCCATGTTTGGAGAGGATTTTTCCAACCCCCCCGAGTCGGCCGTGCCTCGGCTTGAACAGGATCGTTACTACCGGGTACTGACCTACTTAACTGTTCCTATTCATTATGCGGCCTTGATTGTCAGTGCCTGGTGGGTATCCACGCAACCAATGAATGTTTTCGAGTTTCTGGCATTGGCCCTTTCCCTGGGAATCGTGAATGGTCTGGCTCTGAACACAGGCCACGAACTTGGCCATAAAAAAGAAACGTTTGACCGTTGGATGGCGAAGCTTGTCCTCGCCGTGGTCGGATATGGTCATTTCTTCATTGAGCACAATAAGGGGCATCACCGTGATGTGGCTACGCCGATGGACCCGGCGACATCCCGCATGGGTGAGTCCATTTACTCATTCTCACTGCGTGAAATTCCCGGTGCTTTCAAGCGGGCATGGGATTTAGAGGAACAGCGCCTCAGTCGTTGTGGAAAAAGTGTCTGGAGCCTGGAGAACGAAGTTCTTCAGCCTATGATTTTGACCGCTGTGCTTTATGCGGGATTGCTGGCGTTTTTTGGTCCCTTAATGCTGATCTTTTTGCCCATTCAAATGGCCTTTGGCTGGTGGCAGCTGACCAGCGCCAACTACATTGAGCATTACGGATTGCTGCGCGAGAAGATGTCGGATGGACGTTATGAGCGTCAACAACCGCACCACTCATGGAACTCAAACCATATTATGTCGAACCTGATTCTGTTTCATTTGCAACGACATTCCGACCATCACGCCCATCCTACAAGGTCCTATCAATCGCTTCGCGACTTCAAAGACCTGCCTTCCTTACCATCGGGATATCCCGGGATGTTCCTGGCCGCAATGTTTCCCTCATGGTTTCGTTCGATAATGGACCACCGGGTGCTGGATTGGGCTAAAGGAGATCTCGATAAGATTCAGATTCAACCCGGCAAGCGTGAATTCTATGAGCGTAAATTTGGTGGGACTGATTCTGAATCAGTCGATACCGCCGCGGCTAAATGA
- a CDS encoding rubredoxin: protein MAKYQCPDCGYVYDEVVGDPHEGFPAGTTWEKIPEDWSCPDCAVRDKVDFVALQEANPELSVSATNTAVRPASQAKTEGASQKATGASTPSAKNKTKPKAKPKPNSSKSPKDSTQKDTYRKWVCITCGHIYDEALGDEAEGFPAGTRFEDIPDDWCCPDCGATKEDYVLYED, encoded by the coding sequence ATGGCTAAGTATCAATGCCCTGATTGTGGTTATGTATACGACGAAGTGGTTGGTGATCCGCACGAAGGCTTTCCTGCAGGAACGACATGGGAAAAAATTCCTGAAGACTGGTCCTGTCCAGACTGTGCCGTCAGGGATAAGGTTGACTTCGTTGCGCTTCAAGAAGCGAACCCGGAACTTTCGGTGTCCGCAACCAATACAGCGGTCCGCCCTGCCAGCCAAGCTAAGACCGAGGGAGCATCGCAGAAAGCAACGGGCGCATCTACTCCTTCAGCTAAAAATAAAACAAAGCCCAAAGCGAAACCCAAGCCTAACTCTTCAAAATCGCCGAAAGACTCGACTCAAAAAGATACCTATCGGAAGTGGGTCTGCATCACTTGCGGCCATATCTACGATGAAGCTCTCGGAGATGAAGCCGAAGGCTTCCCTGCCGGCACTCGTTTTGAAGATATTCCAGACGATTGGTGCTGTCCGGACTGTGGTGCCACAAAAGAGGACTATGTCCTCTATGAAGACTAG